Proteins from a single region of Pseudomonas fulva:
- a CDS encoding LysR family transcriptional regulator, with amino-acid sequence MDLRDLSYFETIAEIGHLGRAADKLNRSQPALTKSIQRLEESLGARLFQRDGRGIRLTEVGELLLIRSRQLQASVSETRREVHDLANGLIGNVRLGCAASMAEYLLPQLAASLLERAPEVRLSLSIGQDDVLKSSLRSGQLDAIISPLHAQDPQFVTYPILEDEAVVVASVDHPIFAAPYGLADLTRYRWILPSPAVSSRRWVDNLFAVHKLAAPVVQIETNTISMLPRLIARTHLLSFLARETLQFSQGMNRLREVQLPETTMQRTVAVTVRAGGYLPSAAATLVSMLRENGRRFFSGD; translated from the coding sequence ATGGACCTGCGCGACCTCAGCTACTTCGAAACCATTGCCGAAATCGGCCACCTGGGGCGGGCTGCCGACAAGCTGAACCGCAGCCAGCCGGCCTTGACCAAGAGCATCCAGCGGCTCGAGGAGTCGCTCGGCGCGCGGCTGTTCCAACGTGATGGCCGGGGTATCAGGCTGACCGAAGTGGGTGAGCTGCTACTGATCAGAAGCAGGCAGCTGCAGGCGAGCGTTTCCGAGACGCGACGCGAGGTGCACGACCTGGCCAACGGGCTGATCGGTAACGTGCGCCTGGGATGTGCAGCCAGCATGGCCGAATACCTGCTGCCGCAGCTGGCCGCCTCCCTGCTGGAGCGGGCGCCCGAGGTCAGGCTGAGCCTGTCGATCGGCCAGGATGACGTGTTGAAAAGCTCGCTCAGATCCGGGCAACTGGACGCGATCATCAGCCCCCTGCATGCCCAGGACCCGCAGTTCGTGACCTATCCGATCCTGGAGGACGAGGCGGTGGTGGTGGCCAGCGTCGACCATCCGATTTTCGCCGCGCCATACGGCCTTGCCGATTTGACCCGCTACCGCTGGATACTGCCGTCGCCGGCGGTTTCTTCCAGGCGCTGGGTCGACAACCTGTTCGCCGTGCACAAGTTGGCGGCACCTGTGGTGCAGATCGAAACCAACACCATCTCCATGCTTCCCAGGCTGATCGCCCGCACCCATCTGTTGAGCTTTCTGGCCAGGGAAACGCTGCAGTTCAGCCAGGGCATGAACAGGCTGCGGGAAGTGCAGTTGCCTGAAACGACCATGCAACGAACCGTGGCGGTGACCGTCCGGGCGGGAGGCTATCTGCCCTCGGCGGCGGCCACCCTGGTCTCGATGCTGCGCGAGAACGGCCGCCGGTTCTTCAGTGGCGACTGA
- a CDS encoding glutathione-independent formaldehyde dehydrogenase: MKAIVYNGPRDVSVQNVPDAKIERPTDALVRVTSTNICGSDLHMYEGRTTFETGRVFGHENLGEVVEVGAGVERVKVGDMVCLPFNIGCGFCENCEKGLTGYCLTANPGSAGAAYGFAEMGTYDGGQAELLRVPFADFNCLVLPEDAREREDDYVMLSDIFPTGWHATRLAGLQPGESIAIYGAGPVGLMAAHAALIQGASQVFVIDDQADRLKLAAQMGATPINSVEQKAVDEILNYTNGKGTDRGCECVGYQCCDKHGHEVNHLTMNNLVASTKATGGIGVVGLFVPQDPGAENALAKEGKMAFDFGAFWFKGQKIGTGQANVKAYNRQLAELIHHGRATPSQIVSHRLKLDDGPSAYKHFDARDQGWTKVVMKPAA; this comes from the coding sequence ATGAAGGCAATCGTCTACAACGGCCCGCGTGACGTCAGCGTCCAGAACGTCCCAGATGCGAAGATCGAGAGGCCAACGGATGCGCTCGTTCGAGTCACCTCCACCAATATCTGTGGCTCCGACCTCCATATGTACGAAGGCCGAACCACCTTCGAGACCGGCCGCGTCTTCGGCCACGAGAACCTCGGCGAGGTGGTCGAGGTCGGCGCGGGGGTCGAGCGGGTCAAGGTGGGAGACATGGTCTGCTTGCCCTTCAACATCGGCTGCGGTTTTTGCGAGAACTGCGAGAAGGGCCTTACCGGCTATTGCCTGACTGCCAACCCAGGCAGTGCCGGCGCCGCCTATGGCTTTGCCGAGATGGGTACCTATGACGGCGGCCAGGCGGAATTGCTGCGCGTTCCCTTCGCGGACTTCAACTGCCTGGTGCTGCCCGAGGATGCCAGGGAGCGCGAGGACGACTACGTCATGCTCTCCGACATCTTCCCCACCGGATGGCATGCGACCAGGCTGGCGGGGCTGCAGCCCGGGGAGTCCATCGCCATCTACGGCGCCGGCCCGGTCGGCCTGATGGCGGCGCACGCCGCGCTCATCCAGGGCGCTTCGCAGGTCTTCGTCATCGACGATCAAGCGGACCGCCTGAAACTGGCCGCCCAGATGGGCGCCACGCCAATCAACTCGGTCGAGCAGAAGGCCGTCGACGAGATCCTCAATTACACCAATGGCAAAGGCACCGATCGCGGTTGCGAGTGCGTGGGCTACCAGTGCTGCGACAAACATGGCCATGAGGTGAATCACCTGACCATGAACAACCTCGTCGCCTCGACCAAGGCGACCGGTGGGATCGGCGTGGTCGGGCTGTTCGTTCCCCAGGATCCTGGGGCTGAAAATGCCTTGGCCAAAGAGGGCAAGATGGCGTTCGACTTCGGTGCCTTCTGGTTCAAAGGGCAGAAAATCGGCACCGGCCAGGCCAACGTCAAGGCGTACAACCGCCAACTGGCGGAGCTGATCCACCACGGGCGCGCCACGCCTTCGCAGATCGTTTCCCATCGGTTGAAGCTGGACGATGGCCCAAGCGCCTACAAGCACTTCGATGCCCGTGACCAGGGCTGGACGAAGGTAGTGATGAAACCGGCTGCGTGA
- a CDS encoding TetR/AcrR family transcriptional regulator, translating to MNKTTTDTREKILASAEQLIYRNGIHATGMDLLVRTSGVARKSIYRYFMTKDEVAEAALKARDIRWMYWFRTECDKGATPQARILSMFTVLKGWFESEGFCGCAFINTAGEVGDPDDPIRQLARLHKQKLLDYTLELTGQLNIEHPQALAKQLLVLIEGAITMARVMGDYSAADSARDVAQLLLEQASP from the coding sequence ATGAACAAGACGACGACCGATACCCGCGAAAAGATCCTGGCCAGCGCCGAGCAGCTCATCTATCGGAACGGAATTCATGCCACCGGCATGGACCTTCTGGTGAGAACGTCGGGCGTCGCCCGGAAAAGCATCTATCGCTACTTCATGACCAAGGACGAAGTGGCCGAAGCCGCGCTGAAAGCGCGGGATATCCGCTGGATGTACTGGTTCAGAACCGAGTGCGACAAAGGGGCTACGCCCCAGGCCCGCATCCTGAGCATGTTCACCGTGCTCAAGGGCTGGTTCGAATCCGAGGGCTTCTGCGGGTGTGCGTTCATCAACACGGCGGGGGAGGTGGGCGACCCCGATGACCCCATCCGTCAGCTCGCCAGGCTGCACAAACAGAAATTGCTGGATTACACGCTCGAGTTGACCGGGCAATTGAATATCGAGCACCCGCAGGCACTGGCCAAGCAGTTGCTGGTATTGATCGAGGGCGCGATCACCATGGCACGTGTGATGGGTGATTACAGCGCCGCCGACAGCGCAAGGGATGTTGCGCAGCTGTTGTTAGAACAGGCCTCGCCCTGA
- a CDS encoding DUF1652 domain-containing protein — protein MAKMPLKVAVLHIRQYFQPLVVNITPLTSRTMDVTLLDPKTGESVTLQAIPCRRMISPAELFQLINLIESQAEARMPSVFSSHFVNKLHQL, from the coding sequence ATGGCGAAGATGCCTCTCAAGGTGGCGGTGCTTCATATCAGGCAGTACTTCCAACCATTGGTCGTGAACATCACCCCCCTTACCAGCCGTACCATGGATGTAACGTTACTCGACCCGAAAACCGGCGAGTCCGTTACCCTCCAGGCTATTCCTTGCCGCAGAATGATTTCGCCCGCCGAGCTTTTCCAGCTGATCAACCTGATCGAGTCACAGGCCGAGGCCCGCATGCCCAGCGTGTTCTCCAGCCACTTCGTGAACAAGCTGCACCAGCTGTGA
- a CDS encoding DUF1348 family protein, with product MPDAQTRPPLPPFTRETAIEKVRLAEDGWNSRDAEKVSLAYTLDTKWRNRAEFATNREEAKGFLTRKWEKELDYRLIKELWAFTDNRIAVRYAYEWHDDSGNWFRSYGNENWEFAADGLMHRRFACINDMPIKESERKFHWPLGRRPDDHPGLTELGL from the coding sequence ATGCCTGATGCCCAAACTCGCCCGCCACTTCCGCCGTTCACCCGCGAAACCGCGATCGAGAAAGTACGACTCGCCGAAGATGGCTGGAACAGCCGCGATGCCGAAAAGGTCTCGCTCGCCTATACGCTGGACACCAAGTGGCGTAACCGCGCCGAGTTCGCGACCAACCGCGAGGAGGCCAAGGGCTTTCTCACCCGCAAATGGGAGAAAGAGCTGGACTATCGCCTGATCAAGGAGCTGTGGGCCTTCACCGACAACCGCATCGCCGTGCGCTACGCCTACGAATGGCACGATGACTCGGGCAACTGGTTCCGTTCCTACGGCAACGAAAACTGGGAGTTCGCAGCCGATGGCCTGATGCACCGCCGCTTCGCCTGCATCAACGACATGCCCATCAAGGAAAGCGAGCGCAAGTTCCACTGGCCACTCGGCCGCCGCCCGGACGATCACCCGGGGCTGACGGAACTGGGTTTGTAA
- a CDS encoding AbrB family transcriptional regulator yields MPMPAQHNLLPWPAQALRWLALVLCAAIAGHALHAVGVPAGLFLGPMLVAIVFGVCGAGLRLHKHVFRFGQGCVGLLVAHTMTWSVLVSLATSWHIMLFATLLTVCLSALVGLGTVRFGGISANTAAWGTAPGAASAMVAMAEDYGADSRLVATMQYVRVVCVVMAGALVSHWLGATSGVSQAIANAPLTSHGDLALGIGVILAGVVAAAFLPAGALLVPLLLGAALQLAGMLTITLPSELLAFGYAAIGCYIGLRFDRETLSHVWRRLPAMIVGALVLILLCAGLAWLLASLTGTDFLSMYLATSPGGLDAMAIIAVETHSDAGLVLAMQTLRLFGVILTGAFFARQIIRLTAAEPPSPAKRDRPT; encoded by the coding sequence ATGCCAATGCCAGCGCAACACAACCTTCTCCCATGGCCCGCCCAGGCACTGCGCTGGCTGGCCCTGGTCCTCTGCGCCGCGATTGCCGGGCACGCCCTGCATGCCGTCGGGGTACCGGCAGGCCTGTTTCTGGGGCCCATGCTGGTGGCCATCGTCTTCGGCGTGTGCGGCGCGGGGCTGCGCCTGCACAAGCACGTCTTCAGGTTCGGCCAGGGCTGCGTGGGCCTGCTCGTCGCCCACACCATGACCTGGTCGGTCCTGGTGTCGCTGGCCACCTCCTGGCACATCATGCTGTTCGCGACGCTGCTGACCGTCTGCCTGAGTGCGCTGGTGGGCCTGGGAACCGTGCGGTTCGGCGGTATTTCCGCCAATACCGCCGCCTGGGGAACGGCGCCGGGCGCCGCATCCGCGATGGTGGCCATGGCCGAGGACTACGGCGCCGACTCACGCCTGGTGGCCACCATGCAGTACGTGCGGGTGGTGTGCGTGGTGATGGCGGGCGCCCTGGTCAGCCATTGGCTGGGGGCGACGAGCGGCGTCAGCCAGGCCATCGCCAACGCGCCGCTGACGAGCCATGGGGATCTGGCCCTGGGCATCGGCGTGATCCTGGCCGGCGTCGTCGCCGCTGCGTTTCTACCCGCCGGGGCCTTGTTGGTACCACTGCTGCTCGGCGCCGCCCTGCAGTTGGCCGGCATGCTGACCATCACCCTGCCCAGCGAGCTGCTGGCATTCGGCTACGCGGCCATCGGCTGCTACATCGGCTTGCGCTTCGACCGCGAGACGCTGAGTCATGTCTGGCGACGCCTGCCAGCGATGATCGTCGGCGCCCTGGTGCTGATCCTGCTCTGCGCCGGACTCGCCTGGCTGCTCGCCTCGCTGACCGGAACGGATTTCCTGTCCATGTACCTGGCCACCAGCCCGGGTGGGCTCGATGCGATGGCGATCATCGCGGTGGAAACCCATTCCGATGCCGGCCTGGTCCTGGCCATGCAGACGCTGAGACTGTTCGGCGTGATCCTCACCGGAGCATTCTTCGCCCGGCAAATCATCCGCCTGACCGCGGCAGAGCCCCCAAGTCCGGCGAAACGGGACAGACCGACCTAG
- a CDS encoding PAS domain-containing protein: protein MRLRAAVHGAERTAAPRAIAEAAPSQRAARQWAVFDSAVDFAIILIDPSGTITNWNSAAALVFGWSAEEMCGQPADRFFTSEDRQTGRVEHEMQQALREGRASDERWHIRKDGQQIWASGEMMPLFADNNVHLGFMKILRDRTREHLAGRAMEEAKERYRLASKATNDAIWDWDLVANHVLWNDALEHAYGHALATIETNGDWWMAQIHPDDRQRIDTSIHAVIDGEGTAWTDEYRFRRQDGTYAEVLDRGHVIRNVQGRAVRMIGAMLDLTQSRSAATALRKSEERFRTIVETIETAFAIVEVKFDEADRPVDYRFIEVNPAFEREAGVNLRGKWVTEYAPDLEQFWFDTYGGVAKTREPATFESYAEAFERWFDVRAVPVGDPAERQIGVFFNDVTARRNAQERLRISEAVARENIERVQLALAAGAIIGTWHWDIPSDRFTIDSAFADAFGLDPALGHSGLSLEQVNATVHPDDRAGLVAAINDAITRGGSYAHQYRVLRADGRYYWIEGNGRVEYAPDGTPQSFPGVLIDVEERRTLEAERDRATAALRALNETLEQRVAARTAELMQTEEKLRQSQKMEAVGQLTGGLAHDFNNLLTGISGSLELMGVRMAQGRVNDLEKYRLAAQGAAKRASALTHRLLAFSRRQTLDPRPTDINALMLGMTDLIQRTVGPSISVETVGATGLWSARVDASQLENALLNLCINARDAMPDGGRITIETANRWMDRNAARSHDLEEGQYLSICVTDTGTGMTPDVIAKAFDPFFTTKPIGHGTGLGLSMIYGFAKQSGGQARIYSEVGLGTTLCIYLPRYLGDAVIEQEEPGPRDEPRAQSGETILVVDDEPTVRMLLAEVLGELGYTVIEAADSMAGLKVLRSDVRIDLLITDVGLPGGLNGRQMAEAGRDVRPGLGTLFITGYAENAVIGNGHLEAGMQVLTKPFSVDTLTARVRELMGDS, encoded by the coding sequence CTGCGATTGCGCGCAGCGGTGCATGGCGCCGAGCGGACGGCTGCCCCGCGAGCCATCGCGGAAGCAGCGCCAAGCCAGCGTGCGGCGCGCCAATGGGCGGTATTCGACAGCGCCGTGGATTTCGCCATCATCCTCATCGACCCCTCGGGGACGATCACCAACTGGAACTCGGCCGCTGCACTGGTGTTCGGCTGGAGCGCTGAAGAAATGTGTGGCCAGCCGGCGGATCGCTTCTTCACGTCGGAGGATCGCCAGACGGGCCGGGTCGAACACGAGATGCAGCAGGCGCTGCGAGAGGGGCGCGCATCGGACGAACGCTGGCATATCCGCAAGGACGGGCAGCAGATCTGGGCCTCCGGCGAAATGATGCCGCTGTTCGCCGACAACAATGTCCACCTGGGCTTCATGAAGATCCTGCGTGACCGCACCCGTGAACACCTGGCCGGTCGTGCGATGGAGGAAGCCAAGGAGCGTTACCGCCTCGCTTCCAAGGCGACCAACGACGCGATTTGGGACTGGGACCTGGTGGCCAATCACGTCCTCTGGAACGATGCGCTCGAGCACGCCTATGGCCATGCGCTGGCCACCATAGAAACCAATGGTGATTGGTGGATGGCGCAGATTCATCCGGACGATCGGCAACGTATCGATACCTCGATCCATGCGGTCATCGATGGCGAGGGCACTGCCTGGACGGACGAATATCGATTTCGTCGCCAGGACGGCACCTACGCCGAAGTGCTCGATCGAGGGCACGTGATCCGCAATGTGCAGGGCAGGGCCGTGCGCATGATCGGTGCCATGCTCGACCTGACCCAGAGTCGCTCGGCGGCCACCGCGCTGCGCAAGAGCGAGGAGCGATTCAGGACCATCGTGGAAACCATAGAGACCGCATTCGCCATCGTCGAAGTCAAGTTCGACGAGGCCGATCGCCCGGTGGACTACCGATTCATCGAGGTGAATCCGGCCTTCGAGCGCGAGGCGGGGGTCAACCTGCGCGGTAAATGGGTGACCGAGTATGCCCCGGATCTGGAGCAGTTCTGGTTCGACACCTATGGAGGTGTGGCCAAGACACGCGAGCCGGCGACGTTCGAGAGCTATGCCGAGGCCTTCGAACGCTGGTTCGACGTGCGTGCCGTTCCGGTCGGCGACCCTGCAGAGCGGCAGATCGGCGTCTTTTTCAATGACGTCACCGCCCGGCGAAATGCCCAGGAACGTCTACGCATCAGCGAAGCGGTCGCCCGCGAAAACATCGAACGGGTGCAGCTCGCCCTTGCCGCCGGCGCGATCATCGGCACCTGGCACTGGGACATCCCGAGCGATCGCTTCACCATCGACAGTGCCTTTGCCGACGCCTTCGGTCTCGACCCTGCTTTGGGGCACAGCGGTCTTTCTCTCGAACAGGTCAACGCGACGGTACACCCGGATGACCGCGCGGGGCTGGTGGCGGCCATCAACGATGCCATCACGCGCGGCGGTTCCTATGCCCACCAGTACCGGGTGTTGCGTGCGGACGGCAGGTATTACTGGATCGAGGGCAACGGCCGCGTGGAGTATGCGCCGGACGGCACGCCGCAGAGCTTTCCCGGCGTGCTGATCGATGTCGAGGAGCGCCGCACGCTGGAAGCCGAACGGGATCGTGCCACGGCAGCGCTGCGAGCGCTCAACGAGACCCTGGAGCAACGGGTCGCAGCGCGCACCGCCGAGTTGATGCAGACCGAGGAGAAACTGCGCCAATCCCAGAAGATGGAGGCGGTCGGCCAACTCACCGGTGGCCTGGCACACGACTTCAACAACCTGCTCACCGGCATATCGGGCTCCCTGGAGCTCATGGGCGTGAGGATGGCGCAAGGGCGGGTCAACGACCTGGAAAAATACCGGCTGGCGGCGCAGGGGGCGGCCAAGCGGGCATCTGCATTGACGCACCGCTTGCTGGCGTTTTCACGGCGACAGACCCTGGACCCCAGGCCGACGGACATCAATGCGCTGATGCTGGGCATGACCGATCTGATCCAGCGTACCGTAGGGCCGAGCATCAGCGTGGAGACCGTAGGCGCCACGGGGCTGTGGTCGGCGCGGGTCGACGCCAGCCAGCTGGAAAACGCGCTTCTGAATCTGTGCATCAATGCCCGTGATGCCATGCCAGACGGCGGCCGGATCACCATCGAGACGGCCAATCGCTGGATGGATCGCAATGCCGCCCGCTCCCATGACCTGGAGGAGGGGCAGTACCTGTCCATCTGCGTGACCGATACCGGTACCGGCATGACGCCGGATGTGATCGCCAAGGCATTCGATCCATTCTTCACCACCAAGCCCATCGGCCACGGCACCGGGCTGGGCCTGTCGATGATCTACGGGTTTGCCAAACAGTCGGGCGGGCAGGCGCGCATCTACTCGGAGGTCGGCCTGGGAACGACGCTGTGCATCTACCTGCCACGCTATCTGGGTGACGCCGTGATCGAGCAGGAGGAACCCGGCCCGCGGGACGAACCGCGGGCCCAGTCTGGCGAGACGATTCTCGTGGTCGACGATGAGCCCACCGTTCGGATGCTCTTGGCCGAGGTGCTGGGAGAGCTTGGTTACACGGTGATCGAGGCGGCGGACAGCATGGCCGGGCTCAAGGTACTGCGCTCCGATGTGCGTATCGATCTGCTGATCACCGACGTAGGCCTGCCCGGCGGCTTGAACGGTCGGCAGATGGCCGAGGCTGGGCGTGACGTCCGCCCCGGTCTGGGGACCTTGTTCATCACCGGCTATGCGGAGAACGCGGTGATTGGCAACGGCCATCTCGAAGCGGGGATGCAGGTGCTGACGAAGCCGTTTTCCGTCGACACCCTGACCGCGCGCGTCAGAGAGCTGATGGGGGATTCCTAG
- a CDS encoding GAF domain-containing hybrid sensor histidine kinase/response regulator produces the protein MLTVPMDLMGDDRLVHVLRASERLARAASVDQVVAILRDTARATVGAEGIAVVIENEGCCSYVAEDAVSPLWQGQSFPSEQCISGWAMHNCQTVVIRDVRLDPRIPQAAYAATFVRSLVMVPIGRPVPIAALGAYWSDVHDPPAETIRRLESLAQLATIAIENARLTQARNREVAIGAAQKRILELAVEETPLNVTLEAIVREVEGLSVSGFLGGILLLDEGGGHLAHCAGPSLPSAYKEASDRIAIDPGAVTALADIGNDPNWAALRDLARGQGLHLCCSIPIRSAQAALLGAFVLYHHERREPLPADIEIIDFVVHTVGLTVHRARTDSAIRISEARLRLAVDHADVGFWDVDFVRNTLVWPAQTKAMFGISADVEVTLQDFYDGLHPEDRDATISAFVAAADPERRALYEVDYRTIGREDGVVRWVAAKGRGVFDAAGVCLRVTGTAIEITARKVAEEELRELNDTLERRIAEAIAEREEVQKALRQSQKMEAMGQLTGGVAHDFNNLLTPIVGTLDMLQRHGVGGEREQRLISGAMQSAERATTLVQRLLAFARRQPLQTVPVDVAKLVSDMGDLLASTTGPQIKVVIDAPENLPAAIADQNQLEMALLNLSVNARDAMLEGGTIRISVGMESVAEGHRSKLPAGHYLCLSVADTGTGMDAATLARAVEPFFSTKGVGKGTGLGLSMVHGLASQLNGALTIQSAPGLGTSVELWLPRSAAEPAAGLRIVEAAEPRQTRGTALLVDDEDLVRASTSYMLAELGYRVVEAACGEEAMQRVASGEPFDLLVTDHLMPGINGTDLARMVRTSRPGIAILLVSGYAEREGLDPELPRLTKPFRKSELAASLAQLRGESWDEAPAAVVSAP, from the coding sequence TTGCTGACCGTTCCGATGGATCTGATGGGTGACGACCGCCTCGTTCATGTGTTGCGTGCCAGCGAGCGGCTGGCCAGGGCGGCATCGGTCGACCAGGTCGTCGCCATCCTGCGCGACACGGCGCGCGCCACGGTGGGCGCCGAGGGTATTGCAGTGGTCATCGAAAACGAAGGCTGCTGTTCCTACGTGGCCGAAGATGCGGTCTCGCCGCTCTGGCAGGGCCAGAGCTTCCCGTCCGAGCAGTGTATTTCCGGCTGGGCGATGCATAACTGCCAGACGGTCGTGATCCGCGACGTTCGCCTCGACCCGCGCATCCCCCAGGCGGCCTATGCGGCGACCTTCGTGCGTAGCCTGGTGATGGTGCCCATCGGCAGGCCGGTGCCCATCGCAGCGCTTGGTGCGTACTGGTCCGACGTCCACGATCCTCCCGCCGAGACCATCAGGCGCCTGGAAAGCCTGGCGCAATTGGCAACCATCGCCATCGAGAACGCCCGCCTGACCCAGGCGCGCAATCGTGAGGTCGCCATCGGTGCCGCGCAGAAACGCATCCTCGAGCTGGCGGTGGAAGAAACGCCGTTGAACGTCACGCTGGAGGCGATCGTCCGCGAGGTGGAGGGGCTGTCCGTGTCCGGTTTCCTGGGCGGCATCCTGCTGCTCGATGAGGGGGGCGGGCATCTGGCCCATTGCGCGGGGCCGAGCCTGCCCAGCGCCTACAAGGAAGCCAGCGACCGCATCGCCATCGACCCGGGCGCCGTGACCGCACTGGCCGACATCGGCAATGACCCGAACTGGGCCGCTTTGCGGGATCTGGCCCGCGGCCAGGGTCTGCACCTTTGCTGCTCGATCCCGATCCGTTCGGCACAAGCCGCGCTGCTCGGTGCCTTCGTTCTCTACCACCACGAGCGCCGCGAGCCGTTGCCGGCGGATATCGAAATCATCGACTTCGTGGTTCACACCGTGGGGCTGACCGTGCACCGTGCGCGTACGGATTCGGCGATTCGTATCAGCGAAGCCAGGCTGCGCCTGGCGGTCGACCACGCCGATGTCGGTTTCTGGGATGTGGATTTCGTTCGCAACACGCTGGTCTGGCCGGCCCAGACCAAGGCGATGTTCGGCATCTCGGCTGACGTGGAGGTCACCCTGCAGGACTTCTACGACGGTCTGCACCCCGAGGATCGCGACGCGACGATCAGTGCCTTCGTGGCGGCCGCCGACCCTGAACGACGCGCCCTCTACGAAGTCGACTACCGCACCATCGGCCGCGAGGACGGCGTGGTGCGCTGGGTCGCGGCCAAGGGGCGAGGGGTGTTCGACGCCGCCGGCGTCTGCCTGCGCGTGACCGGTACGGCCATCGAAATCACTGCCCGCAAGGTTGCCGAGGAGGAGTTGCGCGAGCTCAACGACACCCTGGAAAGACGAATCGCCGAGGCGATTGCCGAACGGGAGGAGGTCCAGAAAGCGTTGCGCCAGAGCCAGAAGATGGAAGCGATGGGGCAGCTGACCGGCGGCGTCGCCCATGACTTCAACAACCTGCTCACCCCGATCGTCGGCACCCTGGACATGCTGCAGCGGCATGGCGTGGGGGGCGAACGGGAGCAGCGGCTCATTTCCGGCGCCATGCAGTCGGCCGAGCGCGCCACCACCCTGGTGCAGCGGTTGCTGGCCTTCGCGCGCCGTCAGCCGTTGCAGACGGTGCCGGTCGATGTGGCCAAGCTGGTCAGTGACATGGGCGACCTGCTGGCCAGCACCACCGGGCCGCAAATCAAGGTGGTCATCGATGCGCCGGAAAACCTGCCCGCCGCCATCGCCGATCAGAACCAGCTCGAGATGGCGTTGCTCAATCTCTCCGTAAACGCCCGTGACGCCATGCTCGAGGGCGGCACGATTCGTATCTCGGTCGGTATGGAGTCGGTCGCCGAGGGCCACCGTTCCAAACTCCCTGCCGGTCACTACCTGTGCCTGTCCGTTGCCGATACCGGCACCGGCATGGACGCGGCAACCCTGGCCCGCGCGGTGGAGCCGTTCTTTTCCACCAAGGGCGTGGGCAAGGGGACGGGGCTCGGTCTTTCCATGGTGCACGGGCTGGCATCCCAGCTGAACGGCGCGCTGACCATCCAGAGCGCGCCCGGCCTCGGCACGAGCGTCGAGCTGTGGTTGCCGCGCAGCGCCGCCGAGCCGGCCGCCGGGTTGCGCATCGTCGAGGCCGCCGAGCCTCGCCAGACGCGCGGTACGGCGCTGCTGGTCGATGATGAGGACCTGGTACGGGCCAGCACCTCGTACATGCTGGCCGAACTGGGCTATCGCGTGGTCGAGGCGGCCTGTGGCGAAGAGGCCATGCAGCGGGTGGCCAGCGGCGAGCCCTTCGACCTGCTGGTCACCGATCACCTGATGCCGGGCATCAATGGCACCGATCTGGCGCGCATGGTGCGCACCTCCCGGCCTGGAATCGCGATCCTGCTGGTGTCCGGCTATGCGGAGCGTGAGGGCCTGGACCCGGAGCTGCCACGCCTGACCAAGCCGTTTCGCAAGAGCGAACTCGCCGCAAGCCTCGCTCAGCTTCGCGGCGAATCCTGGGACGAAGCGCCCGCGGCCGTGGTCTCGGCGCCCTGA
- a CDS encoding DUF2790 domain-containing protein: MKRQTGLIAGLLGLWVLNSSPLQAEERGETTAYTYGMKLDIARVIRIEEPQSTTCEVVQVKMTYENSQGNTQTLSYLKLADVCVSNG, from the coding sequence ATGAAACGTCAAACCGGGTTGATCGCAGGCCTGCTGGGCCTCTGGGTTTTGAACAGCTCGCCATTGCAGGCTGAAGAGCGTGGCGAAACCACGGCCTATACCTACGGCATGAAGCTGGATATCGCCAGGGTCATTCGCATCGAGGAACCGCAATCGACGACCTGCGAGGTGGTGCAGGTGAAAATGACTTACGAGAACTCACAGGGAAACACGCAGACGCTCAGCTATCTGAAGCTGGCCGATGTGTGTGTCAGCAATGGGTGA